The following is a genomic window from Marinococcus sp. PL1-022.
GTTATCCGGTCTCAGGAGCATCTGGAGGCCGCCAGGAAGACAGCCGCGGATTCATGCGTGCTGCTGAAAAATGAAAACGAAGTGCTGCCGCTGCAAAAAGAGCAGACGGTCGCCGTTATCGGGCCGTTTGCTGATCACACCGATATTTTAGGGCAGTGGTCGTGGCGGGGCAAACCGGAGGAAACGGTCACACTCGTCCAGGGGCTGAAAACAACCGCCGGGGCGGGCAATATTCTGTCTGCCGAGGGCAGCCGCGTGGAAGAGACCGATGAAACGCTGCTTAAAGAAGCGCTGCAGGCGGCGGAAAAAGCCGACGTCATTATAGCGGCGCTTGGAGAGCCTTCAGAGTGGAGCGGGGAAGCCGGGTCCCGGACGGATATTACCATTCCCCGGGCGCAGCGGGAGCTGCTGGCCCGTTTACGAAAAACTAATAAACCACTCGTATCGGTGCTGTTTAACGGAAGGCCGCTCGATCTGCAGGAGATTACAGAGCATACCGATGCCCTGGTGGAAGCATGGTTCCCGGGATCTGAAGGCGGATCGGCGCTGGCGGATCTTCTGCTTGGCAGTGTTAATCCATCAGCGAAGCTTACGATGTCGTTTCCACAGTCAGTCGGGCAGGTACCAGTGTACTACAATCATTTTAATACCGGCCGTCCGAAAAGTGAGGGAAGGGACGGGGACCGCTATCTGTCGAAATATCTGGACAGCCCGAATGAGCCGCTGTTCCCCTTTGGCTACGGGATGAGCTATACAACGTTCCAGTACAGCGGCTTTCACCTGGACAAAACAGAAATAACCCGAAAGGATACGTTAAACGCGAAGGTAACCATTACCAACACCGGCACAAGAGACGGCAAAGAGGTGGTGCAGCTGTATGTCAGGGATCATGCCGGTGAAGCTGTACGACCACTGAAGGAGCTGAAGGGATTCCAAAAAATACATTTAGCGGCCGGCGAATCTAGAGAAGTGGCATTCAGCATTAAGGAAGAGGATCTGCGGTACTGGCATCCGGATATGACGTATCGAAGCGACAGAGGCACATTCTCAGTTATGGCCGGTCCGAACAGCCGGGATTTAGAGACAGGTGTTTTTAAACTCTCTGATAACTAAAAAAGGATATCGTATTTGAAAAGCTCCCGCTTAAGCAAAGCACTTAAGCGGGAGCTTTTTTAGGTCTTTTCAGCAGGAAGCGTTCGTATTTTACGGTGGGCGACAGAAGAGAAGTATGGTGAATTCAGCAGTCACCGGCTGCGGCTGGAGGAATTAACTTATTCATAAAGAAAATAAGTCCTGGCCCCAAGCGTCAGGGTGCTTTGACTACCGGGAATATAAAAACGATTGTGAAGGTAAGAATGTGATGCGCGCTGCCAGTGCCACACGGATACAATAGTGCCGGCTGTGGTTTTCTGGGCTAAACAATGAATAGTGGTCCCTTCTGTTTCTGCAAAAGTCTGAATGCTCCGGGACTGTCTATTAATATAAACGACCTTCATAGCAATACTCCTTTTTGCACAAAAGCT
Proteins encoded in this region:
- the bglX gene encoding beta-glucosidase BglX codes for the protein MQTQDVRTLIEQMSIEEKAAQLQQLATPFFKGASDRGAVTGPLIGMDVSDDAIANTGSVLGACGAAETNRIQQKHLEENRLGIPLLFMADIVHGYQTIFPVPLAMGCTWDLELAGQSAAVAAKEASVSGVHVTFAPMVDLVRDPRWGRVMESTGEDTYLNGVFAAAQVKGFQGDSGGTEVGKLISCVKHFAAYGAPEGGRDYNTVDVSELTLREQYLPAYRAALDAGSEMMMTAFNTVFGVPATGNAWLMRDLLRKEWGFQGPVISDWGAVKELIPHGVAEDSAEAAEKSLKAGVDIEMMTTTYIESIPELVRNGILEEEVIDEAVERILRLKQKLNLFERPYRHADEALEQEVIRSQEHLEAARKTAADSCVLLKNENEVLPLQKEQTVAVIGPFADHTDILGQWSWRGKPEETVTLVQGLKTTAGAGNILSAEGSRVEETDETLLKEALQAAEKADVIIAALGEPSEWSGEAGSRTDITIPRAQRELLARLRKTNKPLVSVLFNGRPLDLQEITEHTDALVEAWFPGSEGGSALADLLLGSVNPSAKLTMSFPQSVGQVPVYYNHFNTGRPKSEGRDGDRYLSKYLDSPNEPLFPFGYGMSYTTFQYSGFHLDKTEITRKDTLNAKVTITNTGTRDGKEVVQLYVRDHAGEAVRPLKELKGFQKIHLAAGESREVAFSIKEEDLRYWHPDMTYRSDRGTFSVMAGPNSRDLETGVFKLSDN